The DNA segment TACAACCTGAAAATAACCATATGCATATCatcattatatttaatttataaactgtttttgataatatatatatatatatattttatagagaGAAGGATGTGTAATAATCCACAAGGAGTGAAAtatttaaggattaaattgttaccaattaaaaaaaaatagaaagacaTACTTTTAGTTTCTACCTTTTAAAGTTGTTATACTCTCgaaacaaaattttgttatagTAATCCCTACATTTTAATTTGCCAACTTTTATTCAACTCTAGGATTTTAAAAGTTTACAAAttcttgaaaaatgaaaaaagagagGAGATTTGTTTAAATACCGCCTTTAATAAATGTcattaaatgacaaaactattggaaatattttcaaatatagtaaaacatcactatctatcagtgagGACATCTATCACTGACagacagtgatattttgttatattcgTAAATAAGTTGACATTTTTctgtatttgaaaataactattttttgtATTACTGTTTGCTTTTTTAACACCATTTTAAAAAGTCAAgtcaaaatttagaaactataaaaaaaaaatttcaaaaacatgttttgttttttttttcaatttggtaTAGAATTCATGTGTTTATAAAAGTGAAAAGTGTTATCGACAAATCaagaataatttttataaacaaaaaaaaaaaaaaaaaaattatgggagGACACAAAAAGAAACATACATACCCTATGAGTAAAGGGCATATCCTTAATCTGAGCCCAAGACAGAGGCATCTTCCCATCTCCATTTCTTCTATAAATTTCCATCTGCTCTGCCTGAAAATtgtaccaaaaaaaaaacatcattaaAACGACTACATGTGTTACCGTCTATTGTACTATAGTCCATCTGCTTAAACTTTTGAATTgactaataatttaatttatgtaaaaaaaaacgCTTTTGATATCTAAACTTTCATAGAATTATTAATTTAGTTCTCGAACTTTAACTAGTTAACGATGTTAataatatactttcaaatttttatcaACTTAACCCCTATcatgaaaaattacataaaattaaCTGTCAGTTTTTATAGCATACCAATTTAGCCACTATAATTtacaaataaaattgttatcCGATTAATTTACCTTAACAGCCTCAAAGAGCTTCAAGTTGTCATGAAGAAACTTAAGAATCCAAGTGAGGGCAGTGGCGGTGGTGTCTTGGGCGGCGAAGAGAACTCCGATGATGTTGTCGGCGATTTGATCCTCACTTAAAGTTTCTCCATTTTCATCTCTGAAGTTCAAAAGATGACCCACTAAATCTCTCTCTGTtactcttttttctcttctctcCATAATTATCTCTCCCAAAATCTCTCTCAGCTTCTTCCTTGcctttaaattaataataataatataaaaaaaagaattaatgaaactttgtgtcaacaaaaaggaaaaaaaaacaatataggAAACTCAGAAGACTGAATTTCTTACTGATAATGCTTTTGAATATGCTGTTCCTGGTAGTCTTGTTGGAAAACAATTGTAGCCTTTGTCTAATATGCTATACTTTTCTTTTAGCTTCTCTTTGTACTCATTTTCTAGCTTTTCAAATACTGCTACAATTCCCACCTCAAAAGAATACTGttcacacacacatacatacacaAAATCAGTTCAAATTTTTCATTACTCAAGTATGGGGATTTCAGTGCATTATGGGGATTTCGGTGCATTTTGGGTTACATTCATCTCTTTTCCCATCTATTCaagttatctactttttttgaaaaaacaaaatatttttttagttttttctacTGTGTGATTGAGATTGGAGATAGATGTAGCTTGAAATATACTTTATATATACTATTTTTAAGATTCTCTttaacaagataaatatgaatgattgtctataaatttttaaagaaatgtCAATTTGCTTGTTTTTAtgctttatgtttttttttaaatttaggttTGTTTTCTTACTATTTCTTTAGTATggtttttacatttttttttaaatatttaaatttctagacaaattctaaataataataataaaaaagtagttttcatatttgttaataatttaatattttttaaaattttgctaataGTTGTCAAATAgagttttgatttttagttCCATAATGTGATGTTGAGAGAGAAACTTTAAATTTCTAActcaattcaaattgatataaaaaaaacattacttTTTTTAGATAAGAACACATTTTTAACTACTTACTAACAAAATCATTCCAAGAAATTCTCTGTTTCTGTTTCTATAGAATCTTTTGTGTAATGGGACGGACCTTTTTCATTTCAAGGAAGGTGTTGATGACGTGGCCGGCGGCGGCCCAGGAATCAGTGGCGGAAATGGCGGCGGCTTCAATATGAGGAACAAGAATTCTGAGACGTTCAAGAGACAGAGAATTTTGAACAAGTTTCCTGAGGTTAGAATGGTAATTTCCTTGGTGGAAGAAAAGCGCCGCCGGTCCGATCATCGTCTCTTTGCTTTTCGGGTAAGTAGGCCGGAATAAATGGGCGTTTGTCACAAGAACAAACCGAGCTGCGGCGGCGCTTGCCAACATAACACAAGGACATCCCAAAATGTTGGTCTTAAAAATTTCTCCATATCTgccaagaaaaacaaaaacacacttagaattttcactttttaaaaaaaaaaaattgaagaaatttttttttttttttttggtttttttttttttttttttttttttgtttaaggaATAACCTTCTCTGTTTTTGTGAGAAAAATATGTTGGGGTCTTGAGAATAAAGTTGCAAAGTTTCTCCAATCCAAGGCAATCCCATGGAACCAGGAGGAAGTTTAAGAACTTTTTGGGATTTAGGCTTTTGATTTCTTTTAAGaaatgaaatggaaaaaaagaaagcaaaaagaaaaaggaatattatgattattattattatgtaaagAGTAACAGAGAGAGCTTCCATTAGAAAATGCAGCAATCTCTCTGTTTCTCTCTTTAGAATTTGTGGTTTTGAGGGAGAAATCAAGCAggggaaaataaaaagaaaggataattttgagtgtaaatgatgtttttttttttcctctctctcttttttgtgGAAAATTTGGGAGTTTTCTTTGTGTTTGTGAAGCAGAGAGTGAGGGGAATGAGTTAAGGGATTGAGGGTTTAAATAGAAGAATAGAAGTGGGGGGAAGGGGAAGGATATGGGAAGagacaaattttgaattttttttttggtttttttaaatgacaaaatctGCCAAATATTTTGTGTTGGATTTTGCATTAAtataatacatacatacacatagTCAACCTCTCGGCGTAGTCATAGACCGAACTCAACTTTATCTCTCGAGAAGGTTGTaagattttaatattttaaataagtgGTCAGCATGGATCCATTATTCGtcgggagatcctctcccgaCGCATTTTTCACACTTTTTCAGTGAATTGTAATGTCGGGAGAAGTACAATTTCTTATAGTGGAGCTACAATCAAAATAGTCtcaaattttcttatatttttaattttttattactagACTCATTAGATCGTTAACCATACACACTGTGACAAAATGAGTTTGTCACATTAAGAAAGGAGAGGGAAAAAAAGTCGTAAAATCCTTTAAAAATAGCATATTTAGCatgaaaaatatagaaattcatATTTCCTAAAAGTTATGATAGTTTTTCAATATCGTCCATATGTGATCTTATTACAATAACTACTTTCTTTGAAATATGAACATACTCcgaaatcattattttttttttaaaaaaaaagatttggaAACTTTTTTTATTCAACTAGTGAGAGTAAAGGATGCAAAGGTATATGATGCAATTAATTAACTTTGGAAGGGAAGGATTTGAATCTAAATGTGTAAAGCAAACTAATCTATCTTATATTATTTCATCTTTATTAATTGAAAGATCATTAATGATTTGAGGTTAGAAAGGGACCtcttattaataataataataataataataataataactgaGTGATTAAGATGGAATTAAATTTGATCACATTTGGCTTTGAGGAAGGCAAATAGTTCCCCATATATAATGATAAGTATAGATTAACATCTAAGATAACAATCTAAGAAAATGATATATGTTGGAATTTTGACAAAGTTGAgaaagagaaatttttttttttcgagaaaATTCGTGGTTGGATAGTAATATGAGATCCCTTCTATACTACAACGTGGGACcgacttaataaaataataaattcaatacACTAAAATacatttcaataaataaatagagtAGTAAATATAAAagccttattatatatatatatataaaatataaaatataagacAGTAGTGATGAATGTAGATTGTGGAAAAAGAACATGAATGGCCGTCCAAACATTCAGAATCCAATTCCCAAATTCAATGGGTGTCCACAGCACTTTTCCCAAGGGCTTTGTGTTCTTCCTCCCACATCAACCCAAAATCCGTCATTGTAACTCTTTTCTTCATGTCTTAATACACTTGAAACGCTATCTTGAGTGGTTgccaaatattataatttcttccaaaatgacttattttaaatttaaatacttgaaaatacaATCCAAACACACCCTTGATCTCTTGACTATCCTCACTTGTGAGATTGAAAATTTGCACAAGACCTAGCAAGTGATTATCAATATTAACTGGAATCTAAATATTAACAATAAGGGAAATTCAAGCACATAGGATCTCTGCATTTGATATCATGCATTGAATCTCTACTAAATTCAAATAACTAAGCtgataaaattttgtaaattttgagttttaaacatcgGATAAACAAATGAAATCTATACCTACCTTAATATGAATTGTGTTACgacaaaaaacaaaaccgacTAACAAAGaataaagaacaagaaaaatctAATACAAAGGATTACATGGTACACTATGTCTACAAGCAGAAGGAAAAAGtagatttattattaaaaagaaatatcaaataatatagATACAGAAATTTCAAATAATGTATATTCAAAGCGTTCCAACCACTCGTTATTTAATGATGTAACTATTAATACATATGACTAATTACAAGGTTTAATATACTCCAACTCATCCATTTTGTCTTCTTATAAAATGGAGATGGTGGTGTTATTTGGTTTGAAGCTCAAAAGAGAAGATTTGGTTCCATatatcaaagagaaatcttcttttctcctttgaTTTTGATCCCATTCTGTCCAAAAAGTTGGTGGCAACCACAGCTAATGGATGTATGATGATGGTAGTGGTAGTGGTTTGGTGGATGCTGATTATAGGTCAAGAAGGGAGAGTAAGATTATATCGTGGGTGAAAATAATCAAGGTATGTACTAAAATAATTCATATCGAAAGTACTCATTTATGAGAAATTCAGAGAAAGAAGTGTCATgctaaaattttgattaaaaacaGAGTGAAAATAAAACGGAAAGAAGATACAtaatataaacttttaaaagtaaaaaaaatatatattattgacCTTAAAACTTGACGAGATGTAATAAGTTAAACCCTAAtctttcaatttcatccatTTAAACCTCAGATTTggtaaattgtattaattttaatctcaaactttcaattttaaccTCAAACTTGGCAGACTATATCAATTTTAATCAAAGGTGtgaattgatacaattatttaaGATCGAAGTTTAAAttcatgaaattgaaaatttaaggttataaaattgatataatttgtcaagattgaagtttaaattgatgaaattaaaagttcatggttaaaattgatacaatttatCATAAGTGTCAAGTTTAGGGTCAACAATGAAAttcttctataaaaaaaatataagtaccAAATTGGATGAGAAAATAAACAGTAAAAATGACTAAATGAAATCAATCTCGAAAGTATAGAGATGACCAAAAATACATTTAAACATTCTTATTTAGTACATAATCCctatttcttaattaaaaataaatcgaGTTTcacttcaaatttaatttctttttattttataagtaaAAAATGTTACTAGCATAATCAATGAAAcctcaaatttagaaaattatatcaattttgatCAATGGTATATAATTGGTATAATTATACAGATTGGAGGTTTAAATTCatgaaattgaagagtttagtGTTAAAATCAATACAACTGACTAAATTTGAAGTTttaattgatgaattaaaaattagaatttaaacgAATACAATCTATCAAGtttagaataaaaaatgaatttttttcccttaaaagtACAAGTAccaaaataaagagaaaaaggaacGATAAAGGGGTCAAGATGAAACAAATTCCCCAAATATAGAGACcaaaaaaataagtatttaaacattctattttaaaacCTACATAccttatttcttaatttttttttttttttttaaaaaaaacttgtagtttcacttcaaatttatttttcctttcttttagagGGTAAAAATGCCACTGACATAATCaatgtaaaattgaaaaaggaccaaattgttgaatttggtttaaaatatattttagaagTGCAACCGTCCATAtcaaaaaagttcaaaaaaggCATGGGCTCTAAGCACTATAAAATGAGTCTATACCTTTGGTTTCAAGTTGTCCTAATTAGAAACACTTTAATTAGCTTGAATGTACTAACTCTTCTACATTCCCATTATCTAATTTCTAGTTTGAAAGTGGAAAAAGGTCAGATGTGAgtagtataaatattttttggttATAATGTGAGAATAATATTATTCCTCCTTTCTCAATAGGGCAAGCCATCAAATGCTTAGCATGCATGTTTTCATTCCCTTTCAAAATTTAgctaatttcattttgaactcaAACATAAAGTAGATTCTCACCTAAAACTCACCCACAAACCATTGTGTGTCTAGAAAGAAATGGAGAAGAAAGAGAGACATAGgattaattaaatattctaATTTAGCTCATATAATACTAAAAATAGAAAAGCTAGCAATTATTTTTGAATCAGAGGatgacttgttttttaaaaatgctTGATGATTAGTCTCTCCAAAACATCTCATATGCGTGGACTACTAATTTAGTACATGACAACCTTGTTTGtttattaaattagaaaaaatatctcgatgtttctaaacttttaaaagttttattttattttttgaattataaattttttttaataattgtctttgttagaatattttcgataaaaataaaatcgatATGAGATGGTTGAGtatgaaaattgaaattcataCATGATATTATTTACGACGGCATTCAGATAAGTTGACATGATAACTAATGTATAAACTATTgattatataatgtattttaaCGATGATAAAATAACTAGTAAcgattatattttaaaaaacttttcaaCATCTAAAGATGAAAcctattccaaattcattctaaagtttagagatataCATTGACTAGTTACCTATCCATAAATTACTAATGATATACTTCCCTTCATTGTATATAATAAatctttcttctttattattaaatatcGTAATTTATTAAGTTACTTTTTTTCCCTTAGACGTTATAAACCCAAATTTACTCCtcatttttcttcctctttcacAAATTTGAGAATAGAATTCTTATTTTTGAcgacaataataataatgtcgGGTTATAAAATTTACACAATTGTGATAGAAAAAagaagtattcaaattgatcATATTGAATATGATGAAAGGTTGTACGTTCAAATCCCTTATACCTATTctttgaatatatattaaaaaaaatgctgtaaatattcataattttgagagaaaagaaaTCAGTATTGAAAATAGTTACCATTGTTAGACTATTGGGTGTATGATCGTGCACATGAAAATGACAGTATAGAGAAAGTAGATTTAACTAATACACAATTtaccaaaaaaaagaaaaagaaaaacaaatagaggaaaagaaaaacgacGTAGCTCAGAGAAATGGGTTGAACATTTAACCATTATAAGAATATAACAAGAGTAAAATGTTACACGTGGAATCGAATAAGGAgattaaaacataacaaattaCATGAGAGTGGTTAGGGTAGGGGAGAGAAAAGGAAAGGAGTGAGTAATTTGCACatggaaaaaaggaaaacaatgggtgaagaaattaaaagaaaaatgggacCTTTTTTTCATGTCCTTTGCCCAAAGGAGGAAGGAAATGAATATAAGGAGACAACCTATACATTCCACCCTTGCATTTATTGCTCAAAAGGTAGGTTCATGTCtacatcattttcttttttcacacTAAATGCTTTCTTTCCTATTcatttttactgtttttccatCTTTGGATAACGTCATTTTCTTTGGTTAATTCTAGAACTTTGTGAGATGACATGTAAATATTTCAAAACCTACCCCTTTATTATAATCTTGGAAGactattccttttttttattttggaaatttttCATCTTCTATCCATTTTTATCACTATTTTACTGATTCATCACACTTACTTAGATATGTTACGAttgcaaaaatatatatatcttaatcCTATGTTATCTGACAACATGATATTTGCATTTAAATAGAGATGAAGTTTGTGGAACTACTATCcactataaatttaattatatttaattatcaaacgCAAGTATAGTTCAACTAGCATATGCTAGTGATCAAGAGGGATATGAGGTTTGAATCCTCCACCCGTACtgtattaaaaaattaagttgtattcctcttttagttattttttgtatattttaactAATGAGTTAGTAATGTAAGTAAGTATAGCTTAATAGGCTATTCTTTGTAATTCTTCCTCAACTTGTATTAGATGGGTAACTCTAATTTATGTTTAAAGTCTTTaccttttttttcaaattataccCTAACTTTTTGTAAAGGCAAACGATAAAATTGATATCCATGTCATTTAGTTGAGTTGTTTCTAGAGATTTCTTATCAAATGTGGTCATTATTTCTAATTTAGGTAATACtatttgtatttttgttgtgGATAGTCCTTTTTTACTACTTTAATTCTTAAGTGTTCTATTACTTAAATTTGTTAATAATTGGTCGATaattaatctcccacttataTAGttattgaacttaaaaaaaaaagattgatatgaaattaaaagttactTGTTGAGCaccataaattatttttctttagtaactttttttttttgttattaataaaataaaatgaccaTCATTGCCAAAAAGATTAAGTTTTGTGATCGTTTAATTTGAGAGTTATATTTCATAAAGATCTAAactttttgttctaaaaaaaaaatctcttaacttttaaaaaatgtttaataaatctCAACTTTCAATGTTCTCTAATATGCCTATAAACTTTAAAAGAGGATCCAATCCAATAGatttatgaatgtttaattCTATGTTACATAAATCTTTGAACTCTCTTTTCTTAAAGGTCTCATACACAGAATTTCTATTAAACAAACGTGATATATGTTTTGGATcacatttgatatttatttagaTCCCGTTTAGTAAtcgttttattttattatttttttttttttggaaaaattaagcttatttcattcatatttcttacaatgatttgcatatttctaaagtataatagttgaattcttatccaaattccaaaaacaaaagctactttttttagtttcaaattttggattggttttttaaaccattggtgaaaattacaaagtaagaaatttggaggtagaagtagtttccataggcttaatttaaaaaaaaaaaaaaacaaacaaacaaacaacaaaatagttatcaaacgaggtcttagttttctttaatataatttttagttttttcataatttctttACAATGATTTTCATTGTTCTTAACAAAACAATTGAATTAATAGTcggatttcaaaaataaaaacttgacATGAGTTTTGAAAGCATTGTTAGCTAGTagataacaaaaacaaagaactcatttatttatttattgtgttTTAGTAAGATATGATAGAAAAACGAAAGGAATGACAAGACAAATCAAGGAGCATAAAAAGCAGAAAGGAACTCATAGTTAAATGTAgtgtttatatattaaatttttagaaatgaaatagttatcaaaccaAATCTGAGAGGCTTattaaagaatctattaaacatGATAAACACAAAATCCGATCTCAAAACCAATTAACTATGAAATGAGTAATCTATATGTTAGAGATGTGTACGTAACTGcctatatatttgtttaaggttTCTGGTTTGTATTCCATGGGCCATTTCAATTATGTCTCGGAGAATGTCTTAAAGGTTGTCTCACAAGATGCTATTCTTGcaaaatatttctttccttatgTGAAATATtctatgttttatttttctctgtGCCTCTTTCCTTGCTGATGATCTGTCGAAATTAAATGTTGATATTTCCCACCTTtccacttttctttttaaagttaagGAGTATTCTTGCTAGAGTTGTGGCATTTGTTTATGTGTGTGAATGTTTATTGTGTtgagaaaagaataaaaactctttgtattatTCATTGTTCCAAAAAGGCAAGAAATATCCTTAGTTCTTGGCAGCTGGTTCTAGTTGTGATTCACTCTGGAGAAGCATTCTTAATCCCTAAGGAAACCCTAAGGTAGTATTGATTGAGAAGAGATTTTCACCATTAGGAGATCCTAAGGCAATGTTCATAGAGAAGGAGTTCTCAAACTTAAGAGAGCCTAAATTCTTCAAGTGAAGGAGCATTCACAAGAAGGAGGAAAGATAACTTTGttgtgagagggagtctcacacacATAGGAGGAGTCTAAGTATTTCTTAACTAATATTCACGTACTTAGGGAGAGCTTAAGTTCTATTGAGAAGGAGTCTCATATCTAGTGGGAGCCTAGGTGATCAAATAAGTTAGGTTCTACGTGTGTCTCTATAATCGTCATTATTTTACAGATAAGTATAACTTTGTAAATGTTTGACACTTTCATATTAGTGAATTATCTTTCACGAGCACACTGCCCCCCAAACGTAGGTAGTATATCACCGAACTAGATTACCAAACTCTAAGTGTTCTTCTCTTGTTTTGTTGTTTGTTATATACTTATTGTCTCCGTGATTGTTAGGGTATCCTATTTAACATCAGTATTCTGTGTGATGGATCACCTTAAAATTTCACCATATATCCTTCAAAATTTGTgagttttctctattttttcaaCGTGGCAATCTCAACATACCCCTTAAGATGGTCCTACTCTAGGTTTACCATTGTAAATTTGGATCCCAATTTTTTCAAACTGAATATCCGTTTATGTGTCACGAACTTTGATAccataacaaatatatatatatataagatccTATTTAAGATTGTAAAATCCTTTCATCTTTTCAATGTGAGATCTTCAACTCGCATGTGATAAGACTAAAAAAAGTTGAGGCAAACATAGTTTGAAAAAAGGCGGGAAGAGGGGCAATGAGAGACATCACGTGGAATGGGACCCAAAATTAGAGCGGCAGTGCATTAGGGCTCACAAAGTTCTAATCTGGATGCTCCGTTGTGATTTCCTAATTTAAAAGGTCCAGTGGTAAAGCCAACGTcgatcttttttaaaaatatagtacttcaaaaaaatatttagaaaaatatagttgtttacaaaatattaatgaaaatatgGTTGTTTTTCTTGATAAGAGTGATctgaagagagggaaaaaaaaaaagggttgcTGCTGTCACACCTGCCGATTTTGTGGCAGTTGGTAAAGATAGGTTGTGGCACGCGGTAAAATAGGTCGCAAGTTGAACTTGCCAcctaccttttttttctttttatttttcttttttctatttggATTTTTGGATGAAGTTCATGTGAGGCAACCTTGATGAACGAAATGACCCAAATACCCTTATTTTCtttgtttgaattttctttGTCGTTTACTATGAAACACcgatacttcatgtgagacaaagaatcagtatcagacacatATCAAATACCGATATTTCCAGATATTTCTCAGAtatgtatctgacacgcgatttgacataTCTATACTTTCTAGATACGTATCCGACACACGATTTGacatatctatttctatgcatactttttttaaaaagaaaaaaagacaagtaactcatctaatcttttccAATCTAACATTagacaacctatttaaaaagtttactactcgagtccaaaactaaaagaaaaataaataaataacggaccaaaccctagaccAGAATCATTTAATCTCTATCTTCACATTTGAATCcccacaaaatccaccaaaatataaaccattttggatatcttcaacaataagttcttcgtttatcttcatacttctctctctaatcttctttcttcttcttcttctttacaaTATGactcacttttctattgcattttattaactattgtacttcaacattttagatgttgctttttttgtattgtattttagtgtttgtattctattttgtgctattgttattaaattgtatgctaaatttatctatataatatactttttttaaagaaaaataatgtatcttcaacatatcaatatccttatttttttttagaaatatatatataaaaaaatgacgtatccttagacgtatccatatcttagttttagaaattgatgaatcgccatatccgatcgtatctggatcgtgtagccgtatctgtgtctgtgcttcataggtcGTTTATGATAACTATATTTTAACTTAATTTCAACAAtcaaaaactttatttaattttttgtttcaagTAATATATATTACACTCTCAACTTTtatatttgtatcaaataaatatataaagcagttaaatttatatttaatagatttccaaattttatataggattaaaaatcacttttagtctATAAACTCTtgtaaaagtaataatttagtccgtGGACTTTGATTTTTAACGATTTAGGTCTTAAACTttactatgtaacaa comes from the Benincasa hispida cultivar B227 chromosome 5, ASM972705v1, whole genome shotgun sequence genome and includes:
- the LOC120077498 gene encoding abscisic acid 8'-hydroxylase 4, whose protein sequence is MEALSVTLYIIIIIIIFLFLFAFFFSISFLKRNQKPKSQKVLKLPPGSMGLPWIGETLQLYSQDPNIFFSQKQRRYGEIFKTNILGCPCVMLASAAAARFVLVTNAHLFRPTYPKSKETMIGPAALFFHQGNYHSNLRKLVQNSLSLERLRILVPHIEAAAISATDSWAAAGHVINTFLEMKKYSFEVGIVAVFEKLENEYKEKLKEKYSILDKGYNCFPTRLPGTAYSKALSARKKLREILGEIIMERREKRVTERDLVGHLLNFRDENGETLSEDQIADNIIGVLFAAQDTTATALTWILKFLHDNLKLFEAVKAEQMEIYRRNGDGKMPLSWAQIKDMPFTHRVVLESLRMASIISFTFREAVVDMEYKGYLIPKGWKVMPLFRNIHHNPEYFPDPHIFDPSRFELAPKPNTFMPFGNGVHSCPGNELAKLEILILLHHLITKFRWEVVGSESGVEYGPFPMPVHGLPARFFKHTTTNQ